A genome region from Chryseobacterium sp. G0186 includes the following:
- a CDS encoding TolC family protein — protein sequence MENLKTKNIITAIALSLVLASCKAPMATVIKDEVKENVPQNFNQEEQQDANNNSGTTPWRQFFTDPNLVSLIETALNNNQELLITLQEIEIAKSGVLAKKGRLSPTVSAGIGAGLKKAGRYTSEGAGDATTEIEPGREMPDPLGNFGGGLMANWEVDIWKKLRTEKESAVAHYLSTVEGKNFVLSNLIEEVADNYYELLALDNQLDIIQQYIKLQQRALEISKIQKEAAAATELAVKKFEAELAKSKASEYTIRQEITEKENEINALLGRYPQPIVRTKENFMSTIPPTVYTGIPSQLLANRPDIKQAELELKSSKLDVEAARKEFYPSLEISATLGLEAFKPSYLVKMPESIAYNLVGELAGPLINKSAIKANFQTADAKQVQALYEYDKTILNAYLDVANLMSKIKNIDQYYQLKSQETKALDQSIDIANQLFRNSRADYLEVLLNQRDALDAKMELIEAKQKQLSTVVDIYKSLGGGWK from the coding sequence GACTAAAAATATAATAACAGCCATTGCCTTATCTCTTGTTTTAGCAAGTTGTAAGGCTCCAATGGCGACAGTCATAAAAGATGAGGTAAAGGAAAATGTGCCTCAAAACTTCAATCAGGAAGAACAGCAGGATGCGAATAACAATAGCGGAACAACTCCCTGGAGACAGTTTTTTACAGATCCGAACCTGGTAAGCCTTATTGAAACAGCTTTAAACAACAATCAGGAGTTGCTTATTACTCTTCAGGAAATTGAAATTGCCAAGAGTGGAGTTTTAGCTAAAAAAGGACGTTTAAGCCCAACTGTTTCAGCAGGGATAGGTGCCGGATTGAAAAAAGCAGGACGCTATACCAGTGAAGGAGCCGGAGATGCTACCACGGAGATAGAACCCGGAAGAGAAATGCCTGATCCACTAGGAAATTTCGGTGGTGGATTGATGGCTAACTGGGAGGTTGATATCTGGAAAAAACTGAGAACAGAAAAAGAATCAGCGGTTGCGCATTATTTGTCTACAGTAGAGGGGAAAAACTTTGTGTTATCTAACCTTATTGAGGAAGTTGCGGATAATTATTATGAATTATTAGCTTTGGATAATCAGTTGGATATTATTCAGCAATATATCAAGCTTCAGCAAAGAGCATTGGAAATTTCCAAAATTCAGAAAGAAGCTGCTGCTGCAACGGAATTGGCGGTGAAGAAATTTGAAGCCGAACTGGCAAAATCCAAAGCTTCAGAATATACCATCCGTCAGGAGATTACAGAAAAGGAAAATGAAATCAATGCCTTATTGGGAAGATATCCACAACCGATTGTCAGAACAAAGGAAAATTTCATGTCTACCATTCCGCCAACTGTTTATACAGGGATTCCTTCACAATTGTTGGCCAATCGTCCTGATATTAAACAGGCTGAACTGGAGCTGAAATCTTCAAAACTAGATGTAGAAGCAGCAAGGAAAGAGTTTTATCCATCGCTGGAAATCTCTGCAACATTGGGATTGGAGGCATTCAAACCATCCTATCTGGTGAAAATGCCGGAATCTATTGCCTATAATCTGGTAGGAGAGCTGGCAGGACCGCTTATTAATAAAAGTGCGATAAAAGCCAACTTTCAGACTGCTGATGCAAAACAGGTACAGGCATTGTATGAATATGATAAGACGATTCTGAATGCCTATCTGGATGTAGCCAATCTGATGTCGAAGATCAAAAATATAGATCAGTATTATCAATTGAAATCCCAGGAAACAAAAGCTCTGGACCAATCCATTGATATTGCGAATCAATTATTCAGAAACTCCAGAGCGGATTATCTTGAAGTTCTTTTGAATCAAAGAGATGCACTGGATGCCAAAATGGAGCTTATAGAAGCCAAACAAAAACAGTTAAGCACTGTGGTAGACATCTATAAAAGCCTAGGTGGCGGCTGGAAATAA
- the map gene encoding type I methionyl aminopeptidase, which translates to MSITNEDQLIGMQKVSEAVAYTLRAMTQYAQPGMTTKDLDEYGAKILADFGAKSAPYLTYGFPGWTCISVDHEFCHGIPTDQRVLKEGDLINIDVSAELDGYWADNGGSFIIGKDIHQHQKLVDASKDILQKAIDNIKGGVKIADIGFLMETEAKKRGFKVIKNLAGHGVGRSLHEQPDELLNYKNRFDSRRFKKNSVVAIETFISTSSSLAVELKDGWTMVGNKGGYMAQHEHTIMVTDGKPIILTQMNGILN; encoded by the coding sequence ATGTCAATTACAAACGAGGATCAATTGATCGGGATGCAAAAAGTAAGTGAAGCTGTTGCTTATACCCTCAGAGCAATGACTCAATACGCTCAACCTGGGATGACAACAAAGGACCTTGATGAATATGGTGCCAAAATACTTGCAGATTTTGGAGCTAAATCTGCACCTTACCTCACGTATGGATTTCCCGGATGGACATGCATAAGCGTAGATCATGAATTTTGCCATGGCATTCCTACAGATCAAAGAGTCTTAAAGGAAGGCGACCTGATCAATATTGATGTTTCTGCAGAGTTGGATGGATATTGGGCAGATAACGGCGGATCCTTTATCATCGGAAAAGATATTCACCAACATCAGAAACTGGTGGATGCCTCTAAAGATATTTTACAAAAAGCAATCGATAACATTAAGGGTGGAGTGAAAATTGCAGATATTGGATTTTTGATGGAAACTGAAGCCAAAAAAAGAGGCTTTAAAGTCATTAAAAATCTCGCCGGACATGGAGTGGGAAGAAGCCTGCATGAACAGCCGGATGAATTGCTTAATTATAAAAACCGTTTTGATTCCAGACGCTTTAAGAAAAATTCAGTGGTAGCCATTGAGACATTTATTTCCACTTCTTCAAGTCTTGCCGTAGAACTTAAAGACGGATGGACGATGGTAGGAAATAAAGGCGGATATATGGCACAACATGAACATACCATTATGGTGACGGATGGAAAACCAATCATTTTAACCCAAATGAACGGAATATTGAATTAA
- a CDS encoding M20/M25/M40 family metallo-hydrolase, translated as MKKVLLAILGILIIIVAVLLIKTYTYPFKKNTTGAGEGWKPVRNDSAVMRFSGGLKIPTVSTGSLGEFNYAPFGQFKEYLKNSYPLVYQNTEYVEVNQYGLVYRLKGSNPGLEPILFLSHMDVVPPGDADIKNNEENIFRPEDKPLEPVAKVAEDWDYAPFSGVVANGRVYGRGAIDMKGMLFSLMESMNSLIKNKQIPQRDIYLAFGFDEEVGGKNGAIQIADYFKKKGLKFDAVYDEGGLIMRKGNIAGVDADVAVVGCAEKGFLSAKIKVKGLG; from the coding sequence ATGAAAAAAGTCCTTTTAGCCATCCTGGGTATTCTTATTATAATAGTTGCCGTATTGTTAATCAAGACGTATACCTATCCCTTCAAGAAAAATACAACCGGAGCTGGCGAGGGCTGGAAACCTGTAAGAAATGACTCTGCAGTAATGCGATTTTCAGGAGGTTTAAAAATTCCAACAGTTTCTACAGGAAGTTTGGGCGAATTCAATTATGCTCCTTTTGGTCAGTTTAAAGAATACTTAAAAAACTCCTACCCATTGGTTTATCAAAATACAGAATATGTTGAAGTGAATCAGTATGGTTTGGTATACAGACTTAAAGGGAGTAACCCAGGACTTGAACCTATTTTATTTCTTTCCCATATGGACGTTGTTCCTCCTGGAGATGCCGATATAAAAAACAATGAGGAAAATATTTTCAGACCAGAGGATAAACCGTTGGAACCTGTAGCTAAGGTTGCTGAAGACTGGGATTATGCTCCTTTCTCAGGAGTTGTAGCGAACGGAAGAGTCTATGGCAGAGGAGCAATAGACATGAAAGGAATGCTCTTTTCTCTGATGGAATCAATGAACAGCCTTATTAAAAACAAACAAATACCACAGCGTGACATATATCTCGCCTTTGGTTTTGATGAAGAAGTAGGAGGAAAAAACGGAGCCATTCAGATTGCCGATTACTTTAAGAAAAAAGGATTAAAGTTTGATGCTGTTTATGATGAAGGCGGACTGATTATGAGAAAAGGCAATATTGCAGGAGTAGATGCTGACGTTGCAGTAGTAGGATGTGCTGAAAAAGGTTTTCTTTCTGCAAAAATAAAAGTAAAAGGATTAGGCTGA
- a CDS encoding M20/M25/M40 family metallo-hydrolase, which produces MESAIGKAAVIMQRLEDDQMKPVITPLIKEFFDNIGGSMPFTTRLALANQWLLKPVLISQLTKNNTTNALVRTTTALTMMKGSDGTNVLSPEVEFVVNFRLLPGNTVKDVREHIAKATKGFDVEVEEIDNTREASAVSPTNTKGYKLIEAGVKEIYPEAIVSPYLTMAGTDAGKYEIVSKNVYRFMPIKINSSEQQSIHSTNEYLSIENYMKMIHYFEYVMKNYDK; this is translated from the coding sequence ATGGAAAGTGCAATCGGGAAAGCTGCGGTCATTATGCAGAGACTGGAAGATGACCAGATGAAACCCGTTATCACTCCATTAATTAAAGAGTTTTTCGATAATATTGGAGGATCTATGCCCTTTACAACCAGGTTAGCACTAGCGAATCAATGGCTTTTAAAACCTGTATTAATCTCGCAATTAACTAAAAATAATACAACCAATGCATTGGTAAGAACTACAACTGCTTTAACGATGATGAAAGGCAGTGACGGAACCAATGTACTTTCTCCTGAAGTTGAGTTTGTAGTCAATTTCAGATTACTTCCCGGAAATACCGTAAAAGATGTTCGTGAACATATTGCCAAAGCAACCAAGGGTTTCGATGTTGAGGTTGAAGAAATTGATAACACAAGAGAAGCTTCCGCAGTATCTCCTACCAACACAAAAGGCTATAAATTAATAGAAGCTGGAGTAAAAGAAATCTATCCCGAAGCCATTGTTTCACCTTACCTTACAATGGCAGGAACAGATGCCGGTAAATATGAAATTGTAAGCAAAAACGTCTACCGATTTATGCCCATAAAAATCAACAGTTCAGAACAACAAAGTATCCACAGTACCAACGAATATCTCAGCATAGAAAATTATATGAAAATGATTCATTACTTTGAATATGTGATGAAAAATTATGATAAATAA
- a CDS encoding DUF2490 domain-containing protein, whose product MGSTVKAQISPPGLGDAHTAFWSAFGVKRQLDSLGKKQTMSYIAIGRKSNPDNDNLFAKQAIFVLNHEVYNSFAPHQQYSYAISYRRQPEYESEAPYEKENMEQEFRIYGRYAYTFDLGKKLKLKNTIRQEFRTFFDADFHKVEEDFQLRTRIKSQLTYNLSPRNNQKLAISAEALFSVSHLNEPEQHWNSFGYREIRLSAYYMFNIPHTPFTVDIGYMDDLIQGSKSIHKGGVHYLAADLIWNIPYKRL is encoded by the coding sequence GTGGGAAGTACTGTAAAGGCACAGATCAGTCCTCCGGGCCTTGGAGATGCCCATACAGCTTTCTGGTCTGCATTTGGAGTTAAGCGCCAATTGGACTCTCTGGGAAAGAAGCAGACGATGAGTTATATTGCCATAGGAAGAAAAAGTAATCCTGATAATGATAATCTTTTTGCAAAGCAGGCTATTTTTGTATTGAACCATGAGGTATATAATTCCTTTGCTCCCCATCAGCAATACAGCTATGCCATAAGCTACCGAAGACAGCCAGAATATGAAAGTGAAGCTCCCTATGAAAAGGAGAATATGGAACAGGAATTCAGGATCTACGGACGATATGCTTATACATTTGATCTTGGAAAAAAATTAAAACTGAAAAATACAATCCGCCAGGAATTCAGAACGTTTTTTGATGCGGATTTTCACAAAGTTGAGGAAGATTTCCAATTAAGAACCCGTATTAAAAGTCAACTGACCTATAATTTATCTCCCAGAAACAATCAGAAATTGGCCATAAGCGCCGAAGCCTTGTTTTCTGTTAGTCATCTTAATGAACCTGAACAGCACTGGAATTCTTTTGGTTATCGGGAAATCCGGCTTTCTGCTTATTATATGTTCAATATTCCTCATACTCCTTTTACGGTAGACATCGGATATATGGATGATCTGATTCAGGGGAGTAAAAGTATCCACAAAGGCGGTGTTCATTATCTGGCTGCAGATCTGATCTGGAACATTCCTTATAAAAGGTTATAA
- a CDS encoding TonB-dependent receptor domain-containing protein, whose product MIQSSENVLPVKLIIHVKKVEYEDVLTGKLMRWSKPFLIFLFSLISVTKINAQDLQSGIAGRVNMVDGQPLRAISVSLLEANRQTLTDDEGNYRFVNVNAGTYTVKLQILGSKEIRLPVEVKAGEMTTLDYQLTKENIQAIQEVVIMKNTNRFSKKESGFVARLPLKNLENPQVYNTVTKELFQEQVAVDLGSISKNVPGAGVPMIANQGRVTFRSRGFETEPNARNGVAGAAFSVIDPVNLERIEAIKGPSATLFGKSVASSYGGVYNRVTKKPYNDFGGEIGYVGGSWSYNRLKVDVNTPINKDRTALFRLNAAGTFEKSFQDLGFTNSLAIAPSFSYQINDRMSLLLDVEFNQAKGTSVVRFNPYTGSNKTQSIADMKFPYYKNFLGEDLAYETQMMNIFAQLNYKVSENWTSQTIMSRARSTINGYISAINGKTDSTASAQVMVGTTSFIATNIQQNFIGDFHIGRFRNRMVVGLDYYNNSNHFDRYHTNTKVFNFVHPSADFRVNRNIIDGLTATSAFRKENNGDNTYAAYVSNVFNVTDQLMVMASLRVDRFQFKGVYDITTGEIKGGLSNSGTQAGPYGQTALSPKLGLVYEILKNKVSVFGNYMNGFNNVSGVDINGNSFRPEYANQLEFGVKADIFNHKLVGTLSYYNIRVDNILRTNPDDINYSIQDGTQLSKGIEAEITANPFDGLNIVAGYAYNDSKFTNANPSVNGLRPALSGPANMFNFWVSYRIPQGKLKGLGIGGGGNMGSSSYQTNTQTAKVIIPSYKMFDLGIFYDQPKYRVGLKFDNITNEKAWSVRLTPQAPSRFLGSVSLKF is encoded by the coding sequence ATGATACAATCAAGTGAAAATGTGCTTCCTGTGAAGCTGATAATTCATGTCAAAAAAGTAGAGTATGAAGATGTTTTAACAGGCAAATTGATGCGATGGTCGAAACCATTTTTGATTTTCTTATTTTCTCTGATAAGTGTAACCAAAATAAATGCACAGGATCTGCAAAGCGGGATAGCAGGTAGGGTCAATATGGTGGATGGGCAGCCATTGAGGGCAATATCGGTCTCCCTATTGGAGGCTAACCGCCAGACATTGACTGATGATGAGGGAAACTATCGTTTTGTCAACGTGAATGCAGGTACCTATACTGTAAAATTACAAATTTTAGGATCTAAGGAAATCCGTTTGCCGGTTGAAGTTAAAGCTGGCGAAATGACAACCCTGGATTATCAACTGACAAAAGAAAATATACAGGCAATACAGGAAGTGGTGATCATGAAAAATACCAATAGATTCTCAAAGAAAGAGAGCGGATTTGTAGCAAGATTACCCTTAAAAAATTTAGAAAATCCACAGGTGTATAATACTGTCACAAAGGAACTTTTTCAGGAGCAGGTAGCAGTGGATCTTGGAAGCATTTCTAAAAATGTACCGGGTGCCGGTGTTCCTATGATTGCCAATCAGGGAAGAGTAACATTTCGTTCAAGAGGTTTCGAAACAGAACCTAATGCCCGAAATGGTGTAGCAGGAGCTGCATTTTCAGTGATAGATCCTGTAAATCTAGAACGTATTGAAGCGATAAAAGGACCGTCAGCTACTTTATTTGGTAAAAGTGTAGCAAGCAGTTATGGTGGAGTATACAACCGTGTGACGAAAAAACCTTACAATGATTTTGGGGGCGAAATAGGATATGTCGGCGGAAGCTGGAGCTATAACCGATTAAAGGTAGATGTGAATACTCCTATTAATAAAGACAGAACAGCGCTTTTCCGTCTTAATGCTGCAGGAACTTTTGAAAAGAGTTTTCAGGACTTAGGATTTACCAATTCATTGGCTATTGCACCAAGCTTTTCCTATCAGATCAATGACCGTATGTCGCTTCTTTTGGATGTAGAATTTAATCAGGCAAAAGGAACCTCTGTAGTCCGTTTTAATCCTTATACAGGAAGTAACAAAACTCAGTCTATTGCAGATATGAAGTTTCCTTACTATAAAAATTTCCTAGGTGAGGATCTTGCCTATGAAACTCAGATGATGAATATCTTTGCCCAACTAAACTACAAAGTTTCTGAAAACTGGACTTCCCAGACGATTATGTCTCGTGCCAGATCAACAATTAATGGCTATATTTCTGCGATTAACGGGAAAACAGATTCTACAGCAAGTGCTCAGGTGATGGTGGGAACCACATCATTTATAGCAACAAATATACAGCAGAACTTCATTGGAGATTTTCATATCGGACGTTTTAGAAACAGAATGGTGGTAGGATTAGACTATTATAACAACTCCAATCATTTTGACCGATATCATACCAATACAAAAGTGTTTAACTTCGTTCATCCCTCAGCGGACTTCAGGGTAAACCGTAATATTATTGATGGTCTTACAGCAACTTCTGCATTCAGAAAAGAGAATAATGGAGATAATACTTATGCAGCATACGTATCCAACGTATTTAATGTAACCGATCAGCTTATGGTAATGGCTAGTTTGAGGGTAGACAGGTTTCAGTTTAAAGGAGTTTACGATATCACAACAGGGGAGATAAAAGGAGGTTTAAGTAACAGCGGAACGCAGGCGGGGCCTTATGGGCAGACCGCACTTTCCCCAAAGTTGGGCCTTGTTTATGAAATCCTGAAGAACAAAGTTTCTGTGTTTGGAAATTATATGAATGGTTTTAATAATGTAAGTGGAGTAGACATTAATGGAAACTCATTTAGACCGGAATATGCCAATCAACTGGAATTTGGAGTAAAAGCTGATATCTTCAACCACAAACTTGTCGGAACATTGAGTTATTATAACATTCGTGTTGATAATATATTAAGAACCAACCCCGATGATATCAATTATTCTATACAGGATGGGACACAATTGAGTAAGGGAATAGAGGCTGAAATAACGGCTAATCCTTTTGATGGGTTGAATATTGTCGCAGGTTATGCTTATAATGATAGTAAGTTTACGAATGCAAACCCTTCCGTTAATGGTTTAAGACCTGCATTATCCGGTCCTGCCAATATGTTTAATTTTTGGGTAAGCTACCGAATTCCGCAAGGTAAATTAAAAGGTCTTGGAATAGGCGGAGGTGGAAATATGGGGTCTTCTTCCTATCAAACGAATACCCAGACCGCTAAAGTGATCATACCATCTTATAAAATGTTTGATTTGGGTATTTTCTATGACCAGCCAAAATATAGAGTAGGACTGAAGTTTGATAATATTACGAATGAAAAAGCATGGTCTGTAAGATTAACACCACAGGCACCATCCCGTTTCCTGGGAAGTGTTTCCCTGAAATTCTAA
- a CDS encoding asparaginase: MKRKVLLIYTGGTIGMEKDYETGSLRAFDFGNIFEKMPEMKLMECEVFVHPFAKPLDSSDMGPEEWRVIANYIQKNYNDYDGFLILHGTDTMSYTASALSFMLKGLKKPVIMTGSQLPIGDLRTDAKENLLTSLYYASLYENDEAVIQEVAIYFEYKLLRGNRTLKYSAEYFDAYASPNYPILGQSGVHLNILKDNLFRCDPKIEFHVDEHISEDVLFWRIFPGMHLSHFREIPKMKVLILQVFGSGTIFSSSKTQETLQEIRNNGTEIVVVSQCISGGISFGKYENSNIFSRIGAISGRDMTAETAITKAMHLIDNPNYSGSFADNFTKSLCGEITDEKMQ, from the coding sequence ATGAAACGAAAAGTCCTGCTCATCTATACCGGAGGAACCATCGGTATGGAAAAAGATTATGAAACCGGAAGTCTCCGTGCCTTTGATTTTGGTAATATCTTTGAAAAGATGCCTGAAATGAAACTCATGGAATGTGAAGTTTTCGTACATCCCTTTGCAAAGCCACTGGACTCTTCGGATATGGGACCTGAGGAATGGAGAGTGATTGCCAATTATATTCAAAAGAATTATAATGATTATGATGGGTTTCTGATTCTTCACGGAACAGATACGATGTCTTATACTGCCTCCGCCCTAAGTTTCATGTTAAAAGGCCTGAAAAAACCGGTGATCATGACTGGTTCACAGCTTCCGATCGGTGATCTGAGAACGGATGCCAAGGAAAATCTTCTGACGAGTCTTTATTATGCAAGTCTGTATGAGAATGATGAAGCCGTTATTCAGGAAGTTGCCATTTATTTTGAATATAAATTATTAAGAGGAAACAGGACTCTGAAATATTCTGCTGAGTATTTTGACGCCTATGCAAGTCCCAATTATCCTATTTTAGGACAATCAGGAGTTCATTTAAATATTCTCAAAGACAATCTCTTCCGTTGTGATCCGAAGATAGAATTCCATGTGGATGAACATATTTCTGAGGATGTTCTGTTCTGGAGGATTTTTCCGGGAATGCACCTGAGTCACTTCAGAGAAATTCCTAAAATGAAAGTTCTGATTCTGCAGGTTTTTGGCTCAGGAACGATCTTCAGCAGTTCAAAAACACAGGAAACGCTTCAGGAGATCAGAAATAACGGTACGGAAATCGTAGTGGTAAGTCAGTGTATTTCAGGAGGTATTTCATTTGGAAAATATGAAAACAGCAATATTTTCTCAAGAATAGGAGCAATCAGTGGAAGGGATATGACTGCAGAGACTGCCATCACCAAGGCAATGCACTTAATAGACAATCCAAATTACTCCGGAAGTTTCGCAGATAACTTCACCAAGAGCCTTTGCGGAGAAATTACTGATGAAAAAATGCAATAA
- a CDS encoding TrmH family RNA methyltransferase: protein MKDLAQTFEYLQQFLTEERLAKIEHFSRESSDFVLPVMDDVYQFRNAAAIIRSVEACAFHKVVAMEEENVFNPNLTVTKGAETWVEVEKMPKNIASLQNIKDRGYKILAVSLEKNAVMLPDYEITEPIALVFGTEQAGVSEEVIDFADETLAIPMFGFTRSYNVSVAAGICMYELKQKLLKSNIDYKLNEQKLLEMKIRWAVNSISSGKQIYAKYLAEQNIL, encoded by the coding sequence ATGAAAGATTTAGCCCAAACTTTTGAATACCTACAACAATTTTTAACAGAAGAAAGACTGGCAAAAATTGAACATTTCTCCCGGGAAAGTTCTGATTTTGTGCTTCCTGTGATGGATGATGTGTACCAGTTCAGAAATGCTGCTGCCATCATAAGATCTGTGGAGGCCTGTGCTTTTCATAAAGTAGTGGCCATGGAGGAGGAGAATGTTTTCAATCCCAATCTTACGGTTACCAAGGGTGCGGAAACATGGGTTGAAGTTGAGAAGATGCCTAAAAATATTGCTTCTCTTCAGAATATTAAGGACAGAGGATACAAAATTTTGGCGGTATCCCTTGAAAAGAATGCAGTAATGCTTCCGGACTATGAGATTACAGAGCCTATAGCCCTTGTTTTCGGGACTGAGCAGGCAGGCGTTTCAGAAGAGGTAATTGATTTTGCAGATGAGACCCTGGCAATCCCAATGTTTGGTTTTACAAGAAGCTATAATGTTTCTGTGGCGGCAGGAATCTGTATGTATGAACTGAAGCAGAAACTTCTTAAATCAAACATTGATTATAAGCTGAATGAACAAAAGCTTCTGGAAATGAAGATCCGATGGGCAGTAAATTCCATCAGCAGCGGAAAGCAGATTTATGCAAAATATTTAGCCGAACAAAATATACTCTAG
- a CDS encoding XAC2610-related protein — MTRVLLFLTIILGSCSKKTTAEKRNVIREDSIGKPLQIAENADIVEVPCSKTLAGNGYVYTLDGVKESDETINFKSVSIFDKKKLLQKITVDSISVLNEREVYFNVNQDVNFDGLNDIELVNQAGNYTSCSSFWLYNKKAKKYEYYKPLDTIINPKIDVVNKKILSNYHVGPIDTYFKVYAWEKGKLILESVQINDEEGETNQYRKNGKWITE, encoded by the coding sequence ATGACCAGAGTTTTGCTCTTCCTTACAATAATCTTAGGCAGCTGTAGTAAAAAAACAACAGCTGAAAAAAGGAATGTAATTCGGGAAGACAGCATTGGCAAGCCTTTACAGATTGCAGAGAATGCAGACATTGTGGAGGTTCCGTGTTCAAAAACCCTGGCAGGGAATGGATATGTTTATACGCTTGATGGCGTAAAGGAATCAGATGAGACGATTAATTTTAAATCCGTCAGCATTTTTGATAAAAAGAAACTCCTGCAAAAAATTACGGTTGACTCCATTTCAGTTTTAAACGAAAGAGAAGTTTATTTCAATGTTAATCAAGATGTTAATTTTGATGGATTGAATGATATTGAGCTTGTTAATCAGGCAGGAAATTATACTTCTTGCTCCAGCTTCTGGCTTTATAATAAAAAAGCAAAAAAATATGAGTACTATAAACCTTTAGATACCATCATTAATCCTAAAATAGATGTTGTAAACAAAAAGATTCTTTCCAATTATCATGTTGGGCCCATAGATACTTACTTTAAAGTTTATGCCTGGGAAAAAGGAAAACTAATTCTTGAAAGTGTTCAAATTAATGATGAAGAGGGAGAAACCAATCAATACAGAAAAAATGGGAAGTGGATTACAGAGTAA